The Streptomyces capitiformicae genome contains the following window.
GCCGGTCACGGCGCCGTCGGCGCGCCGGATGGCGACGGAGACGGGGAACTCGGGGCGCTGACCGGCGTCGAGTTCGGCGACGACCTCGGCTGCGGGGCGGCCCAGTGTCGCGGTGGCCGTGACCTGACCCATCGCGAGCTTCTTGTACGCGATCTCCGCGCTGACCGCGAGCGGTACGGCGCGGGAGAACTGATCACCGAACGCGGCGAGCACGATCGCCCCGCTCGCCGACTCCCCCAGCGTGAACATCGCCCCGGCGTGCGGCCCGCCGACATGGTTGTGGAACTCGCTCTGATCCGGCAGCGCCACCACGGCCTTCTCCGCCGAGGTCTCCAGGTACTCCAACTTCAGTGTCCTGGTCATCGGCACCGTGGCGGCGAGCATCTCGCCGATCGACATCTGGTCTGCGCTCATGACCCGAGGTTACCCACGAGTAGCCAGACTGGCCAGGGGTGTCCGACGTCAAAAGTCGTCACCCCGGGGCGTTTTGGAGCCGTTCGTCCCCACTGCAAAGCCGCTTGGCGGACTCCCGTGGCACCCCGCCCCCCGGCGCCTTTATGGTTACGAGCCATGTGGCCAGGACAGCAGCAGCCGCCCGGGGGCGAGCACCATCCGCAGCAGCCGAATCCGTACCAGCAACCACCGGGGTACGGCCAGCAGGGACAGCCCGGGCAGCCGGGACAGCCAGGACAGCCGGGATACCAACAGCCGGGGTATCAGCAGCCCAACCCCTACCAGCAGCCCGGTTACCAGTCGACGGGTCAGC
Protein-coding sequences here:
- a CDS encoding DUF4442 domain-containing protein — its product is MSIGEMLAATVPMTRTLKLEYLETSAEKAVVALPDQSEFHNHVGGPHAGAMFTLGESASGAIVLAAFGDQFSRAVPLAVSAEIAYKKLAMGQVTATATLGRPAAEVVAELDAGQRPEFPVSVAIRRADGAVTGEMTVVWTLRPNA